CGTGCTGGTCGGGACGCTGGACACCAAGGGGGAGGAGTACGCCTGGCTGCGGGAGCGGCTCAGGGAGTACGGCAGTGACGTCCTCCTCGTCGACACCGGTGTCCTGCCGCCACCCGCGCACGCGCCCGTGCCCGATGTCTCCGCCGACGTCGTCGCGCGCGCCGCCGGCCACGACCTGGCCAGGCTGCTGGCCGCCGGAGACCGGGGCGCCGCCGTCGCCGCGATGGCGCACGGCCTCACCCGCGTCGTCCTCGACCTCTACCGCAAGGGGAAGCTGCACGCCGTGCTCGCCGCGGCCGGCAGCGGCGGCTCCACGATCGCCGCCCAGGCGATGCGGGCCCTGCCCATCGGCGTACCGAAGGTGCTGGTCAGCACCATGGCCGGCGGGGACGTCTCCCCGTACGTCGACAGCAGCGACCTCACCATGATGTACAGCGTCGTCGACATCTCCGGTCTCAACGCCGTCTCCTGCCAGGTCCTCGGCAACGCCGCCGCGGCCGCCGCGGGGATGGCCCGCCGTCACGAGCGGAATCACGACGAGCCGGCGGGCCGGGGGCGCCCGGTCGTCGCCGCCACCATGTTCGGCGTGACGACCCCCGCCGTCGACGCGGCCCGCGCCCGGCTCGCCGAACTGGGCTACGA
The sequence above is a segment of the Streptomyces sp. NBC_01255 genome. Coding sequences within it:
- a CDS encoding Tm-1-like ATP-binding domain-containing protein codes for the protein MATVVLVGTLDTKGEEYAWLRERLREYGSDVLLVDTGVLPPPAHAPVPDVSADVVARAAGHDLARLLAAGDRGAAVAAMAHGLTRVVLDLYRKGKLHAVLAAAGSGGSTIAAQAMRALPIGVPKVLVSTMAGGDVSPYVDSSDLTMMYSVVDISGLNAVSCQVLGNAAAAAAGMARRHERNHDEPAGRGRPVVAATMFGVTTPAVDAARARLAELGYEVLVFHATGAGGRAVEKLARDGMLDGVLDLTTTELADELVGGVLSAGPARLTAAGAMGIPQVVAPGALDMVNFGPAATVPERFSERRLLIHNATVTLMRTTAAEMAELGTTMGRKLRTARGPAEVFWPLRGISAVDTLDGPFADPEADRAGLDALRAAVRGGEVRVHELDAHVNDTSFAVAMADRLHQLIAESSRGGQDHGTA